A part of Nocardioides sp. WS12 genomic DNA contains:
- a CDS encoding YciI family protein has translation MTRYMGFVRMAEGITDPPPQSLMDAMDVFIGKGIAEGHFITGGGLYGTEDAVNFVVRKGEMTRVDGPYAESKEIVGGWSLLEYDTTEEAVANMEEMAQLHLDHWPDLELVLTLRQVADEPPPGV, from the coding sequence GCATCACCGATCCGCCGCCGCAGTCGTTGATGGACGCGATGGACGTGTTCATCGGCAAGGGCATCGCGGAGGGCCACTTCATCACCGGCGGTGGCCTGTACGGCACCGAGGACGCAGTGAACTTCGTGGTCCGCAAGGGCGAGATGACCCGCGTCGACGGCCCGTACGCCGAGTCGAAGGAGATCGTCGGCGGCTGGTCGTTGCTGGAGTACGACACCACCGAGGAAGCGGTCGCGAACATGGAAGAGATGGCCCAACTCCACCTCGACCACTGGCCCGACCTGGAACTGGTGCTGACCCTGCGCCAGGTCGCGGACGAGCCGCCGCCCGGCGTCTGA
- a CDS encoding RNA polymerase sigma factor: MPESATRDTITAVWRDESGPLIAALTRMTRDVGLAEDLAQDAFVTALEQWPTSGIPANPAAWLMTTAKRRAIDTFRRADTLRRKTAELERTAGEVDPMPDLTSQVDHIEDDVLRLMFLCCHPSLTADSRAALTLRMVGGLTTVEIARGFLVADATMGQRIARAKKTLTDAKAEFELPTGADRIRRLDDVMAVIYLVFNEGYAATAGEDWTRPDLAAEGIRLARMLTGLVPDEPEVHGLQALLELQASRLHARTDSAGNPLLLDDQDRSRWDHLLIRRGVTALKRAEDLAARGVPVGRYFLQAQIAHEHARTTTAEDTNWPRIAALYDLLREAAPGPVVEVNRAVAHGRALGPAAGMAVLDAVPDDALGSSPLIPSVRGDLLSRSGDHAGAAEQFDEAARRTQNDAERLLLQGRASQSRAAQ, translated from the coding sequence ATGCCCGAGTCCGCCACCCGCGACACGATCACGGCGGTGTGGCGGGACGAATCGGGCCCGTTGATCGCGGCACTCACGCGAATGACCCGCGACGTCGGGCTGGCCGAGGACCTGGCCCAGGACGCGTTCGTCACTGCCCTCGAGCAGTGGCCGACGTCCGGGATCCCGGCCAACCCCGCGGCCTGGTTGATGACCACGGCCAAGCGCCGCGCCATCGACACGTTCCGGCGCGCCGACACGTTGCGCCGCAAGACGGCCGAACTCGAGCGCACCGCAGGGGAGGTGGATCCGATGCCGGACCTGACCTCCCAGGTCGACCACATCGAGGACGACGTCCTGCGCCTGATGTTCCTGTGCTGCCACCCGTCTCTGACCGCGGACTCCCGGGCAGCCCTGACGCTGCGCATGGTCGGCGGGCTGACGACGGTCGAGATCGCCCGCGGCTTCCTCGTCGCCGACGCGACCATGGGCCAGCGCATCGCGCGAGCCAAGAAGACCCTGACCGACGCGAAGGCCGAGTTCGAACTGCCGACGGGCGCCGACCGGATCCGTCGCCTCGACGACGTGATGGCGGTGATCTACCTCGTCTTCAACGAGGGGTACGCCGCCACGGCAGGTGAGGACTGGACCCGCCCCGACCTGGCCGCCGAAGGCATCCGTCTCGCCCGGATGCTCACCGGCCTGGTTCCCGACGAGCCCGAGGTGCACGGACTGCAGGCACTCCTCGAACTCCAGGCGTCCCGGCTCCATGCCCGCACCGACAGCGCCGGCAACCCGCTCCTCCTCGACGACCAGGACCGCAGCCGGTGGGACCACCTGCTGATCCGGCGCGGCGTCACCGCCCTGAAGCGGGCCGAGGACCTGGCGGCCCGCGGCGTGCCGGTCGGGCGGTACTTCCTCCAGGCCCAGATCGCCCACGAGCACGCCCGTACGACGACGGCCGAGGACACGAACTGGCCGCGCATCGCTGCCCTCTACGACCTCCTCCGCGAGGCCGCGCCCGGTCCGGTCGTCGAGGTCAACCGGGCGGTCGCCCACGGCCGGGCACTCGGTCCTGCCGCGGGCATGGCCGTCCTCGACGCCGTACCCGACGACGCCCTCGGGTCCTCGCCCCTGATTCCGAGCGTGCGCGGCGACCTGCTCAGCCGATCAGGTGACCATGCGGGCGCGGCCGAACAGTTCGACGAAGCAGCCCGGCGGACACAGAACGATGCGGAACGTCTCCTCCTGCAGGGTCGGGCGTCACAGAGCAGGGCAGCGCAGTAG
- a CDS encoding thioesterase family protein, which translates to MSNQPTFEQLVTLPAYAEQPVPMAFEDSNGHLNVRHYLGIGSEGLDESLLEVGIPFNWPATTGLVVLSAEHHLTYLHELKTGDNMSVRVRILGRSDRAAHALVYILDDVNQRVACVFEEILLCVKLDPRGAASWPEEIGANLDTRIAEHAALPWEPATSGCLGLR; encoded by the coding sequence ATGAGCAACCAGCCCACCTTCGAACAACTCGTCACCCTCCCTGCCTACGCCGAGCAGCCGGTGCCGATGGCGTTCGAGGACAGCAACGGACACCTCAACGTGCGCCACTACCTCGGCATCGGTAGCGAAGGCCTCGACGAGTCGCTGCTCGAGGTCGGCATCCCGTTCAACTGGCCGGCCACGACCGGCCTCGTCGTGCTCTCGGCCGAGCACCACCTGACGTACCTGCACGAACTGAAGACCGGCGACAACATGTCGGTCCGCGTGCGGATCCTCGGTCGCTCGGATCGCGCCGCCCACGCGCTCGTCTACATCCTCGACGACGTGAACCAGCGCGTCGCCTGCGTGTTCGAGGAGATCCTGCTCTGCGTGAAGCTCGACCCCCGCGGTGCCGCATCGTGGCCCGAGGAGATCGGCGCGAACCTCGACACCCGCATCGCCGAGCACGCCGCCCTTCCGTGGGAGCCGGCGACCTCGGGTTGCCTCGGCCTGCGCTGA
- a CDS encoding YrdB family protein, with translation MNAIFGWSVLALVFLDELLAMAAFGVWGWQHDPRALLVWLLPGVAMTVWYAFASPRAPYGGTWVRPVAKVVVFGLASLALWDAGHEDWAIALLVFSVVINGLALLPSIRVLVENE, from the coding sequence GTGAACGCGATTTTCGGGTGGTCGGTGCTGGCGTTGGTGTTCCTCGACGAGTTGCTGGCCATGGCGGCCTTCGGCGTCTGGGGGTGGCAGCACGATCCGCGAGCGCTGCTCGTGTGGCTGCTCCCCGGCGTGGCCATGACGGTCTGGTACGCCTTCGCCTCGCCGCGGGCGCCGTACGGCGGCACCTGGGTGCGCCCGGTGGCCAAGGTCGTCGTGTTCGGGCTGGCGTCGCTGGCGCTGTGGGATGCCGGTCACGAGGACTGGGCGATCGCCCTGCTGGTCTTCTCCGTCGTCATCAACGGTCTCGCCCTCTTGCCGAGCATCCGGGTGCTCGTCGAGAACGAATAG
- a CDS encoding glycoside hydrolase family 16 protein — translation MIRARIIGTLVAASAALATMTIVGAEPTAAGPPVRPSCGGEKPLKLAGGKYACSFEEEFNGSTLDPKKWMVQETAITGMPAGTDGCYVNDADHVKVANGVLSLTSRIEPAPFICKSPYGDYEATKTTSTVTSWGRFAQTYGRFDFRAKFPVATAPGVHSALWLYPQNQTYGGWPKSGEIDVAEWFTGDPTTVYPSVHYEGEDPFSSTGFNCPVPGADSGFHRYGVEWTPTVMRFFYDGNVCFSHSWTPDAPLTGSQPFDQPFYLVMTQVFGSGWNYPTSSTPTTATMQVDWVRVWR, via the coding sequence ATGATTCGCGCGCGCATCATTGGCACACTGGTTGCGGCAAGCGCCGCGTTGGCGACGATGACCATCGTGGGCGCGGAGCCCACCGCGGCAGGCCCGCCGGTCCGGCCGTCGTGCGGGGGCGAGAAGCCGTTGAAGCTGGCGGGTGGGAAGTACGCCTGCTCCTTCGAAGAGGAATTCAACGGATCGACGCTGGACCCGAAGAAGTGGATGGTCCAGGAAACCGCGATCACCGGGATGCCTGCGGGCACCGACGGTTGCTATGTCAATGACGCCGACCATGTGAAGGTGGCCAACGGCGTCCTGTCGTTGACGTCGCGCATCGAGCCGGCTCCGTTCATCTGCAAGAGCCCGTACGGCGACTACGAGGCAACGAAGACGACGTCGACGGTGACGAGTTGGGGTCGGTTCGCCCAGACCTACGGCCGCTTCGACTTCAGGGCGAAGTTCCCTGTGGCGACCGCGCCGGGCGTCCACTCGGCGCTCTGGCTCTACCCGCAGAACCAGACCTACGGCGGGTGGCCGAAGTCGGGCGAGATCGACGTGGCCGAGTGGTTCACGGGCGACCCGACCACGGTCTATCCGTCGGTCCACTACGAGGGCGAGGACCCGTTCTCGAGCACCGGCTTCAACTGCCCGGTCCCGGGTGCTGACTCCGGGTTCCACCGTTACGGTGTCGAGTGGACGCCCACCGTGATGCGGTTCTTCTACGACGGCAACGTCTGCTTCTCGCACTCCTGGACGCCGGATGCACCCCTGACCGGGTCCCAGCCGTTCGACCAGCCGTTCTACCTGGTCATGACCCAGGTGTTCGGCTCCGGGTGGAACTACCCCACCTCTTCGACGCCGACCACGGCAACGATGCAGGTCGACTGGGTCCGCGTCTGGCGCTGA
- a CDS encoding glycoside hydrolase family 16 protein: MTRFGVWCVSAVTTGAVMVLASVGAVPTSASPGVVPAGRVAAAPTPTCGGERPVKPGGGRYDCSFEDDFSGRTLDPTKWVVTETATTGLHAGITGCYVNRPQNVLVANGMLNLASRLERFACKQPFGGTYNAKSTAGTVTSTTRFAQTYGRFEFRARFPSVRVAGSHSALWLYPQEHSYGRWPHSGEVDVAEWFSARPTKVYPSVHYAGENKKGTGHDCTVPTATTGYHRYAVEWTPTTMRFLYDGKACHIHSWIAASPMVGSRPFDKPFYLVMTQVMGLSWNAVSAMTPAVSNLQIDWVRVWR; the protein is encoded by the coding sequence ATGACCCGGTTTGGCGTGTGGTGTGTCAGTGCGGTCACAACCGGAGCGGTCATGGTGCTGGCGTCCGTGGGTGCGGTGCCGACGTCCGCCTCGCCGGGCGTTGTCCCGGCCGGCAGGGTCGCTGCGGCGCCCACCCCCACCTGCGGCGGTGAGCGGCCGGTCAAGCCCGGTGGTGGGCGATACGACTGCTCGTTCGAGGACGACTTCAGCGGCAGAACGCTCGACCCGACGAAGTGGGTCGTCACCGAGACGGCTACGACGGGCCTGCATGCGGGCATCACGGGCTGCTACGTGAACCGGCCCCAGAACGTGCTCGTGGCGAACGGAATGCTCAACCTGGCCTCCCGCCTGGAGCGCTTCGCCTGCAAGCAGCCGTTCGGTGGCACGTACAACGCGAAGTCGACGGCAGGCACGGTGACCAGTACGACGCGCTTCGCCCAGACCTATGGTCGGTTCGAGTTCCGGGCGCGGTTCCCCAGCGTGAGGGTCGCCGGATCGCACTCGGCCCTGTGGCTCTATCCGCAGGAGCACAGCTATGGCCGGTGGCCGCACTCCGGCGAGGTCGACGTCGCGGAATGGTTCAGTGCCCGTCCGACCAAGGTCTACCCGTCCGTGCACTACGCCGGGGAGAACAAGAAGGGCACGGGCCACGACTGCACGGTGCCCACCGCCACCACGGGGTATCACCGCTATGCCGTCGAGTGGACGCCGACCACGATGCGGTTCCTGTACGACGGCAAGGCCTGCCACATCCACTCGTGGATCGCTGCGTCTCCGATGGTGGGGTCGCGGCCGTTCGACAAGCCGTTCTACTTGGTCATGACGCAGGTGATGGGACTGAGCTGGAATGCCGTGTCCGCGATGACGCCCGCTGTGTCGAACCTGCAGATCGACTGGGTGCGGGTCTGGCGGTGA
- a CDS encoding helical backbone metal receptor has product MQTLDDLGDPVDLPRPPVRIVSLVPSITEALATDVPDRLVGATDWCTHPADLDVARVRGTKNPDLKAIRALEPDLVVANKEENRALDVRRLRDAGVPVWVTDIETVPQALDSLDRLYEVALQVTRPDWLATARARWDIPLPSTRGRVVVPIWRDPWMVVGPRTYTGDLLQRLGWTHVYDDGEDRYPAVDLAAIDRADLDLVLLPDEPYVFTESDGPDAFTQVPTRLVSGRLLTWYGPAMVEAYDVLSS; this is encoded by the coding sequence GTGCAGACCCTCGACGATCTCGGCGACCCCGTCGACCTGCCCCGCCCGCCGGTTCGGATCGTGTCGCTGGTGCCCTCGATCACCGAGGCCCTGGCCACCGACGTGCCGGACCGCCTGGTCGGCGCCACCGACTGGTGCACGCACCCCGCCGACCTCGACGTGGCCCGGGTGCGCGGCACGAAGAACCCCGACCTCAAGGCCATCCGCGCGCTCGAGCCCGACCTGGTCGTGGCCAACAAGGAGGAGAACCGTGCACTCGACGTCCGGCGCCTCCGCGACGCCGGCGTGCCGGTCTGGGTCACCGACATCGAGACCGTGCCGCAGGCACTCGACTCGCTCGACCGGCTCTACGAGGTCGCCCTGCAGGTGACGCGACCGGACTGGCTGGCCACGGCACGGGCGCGCTGGGACATTCCCCTTCCATCGACACGGGGGCGGGTCGTCGTACCGATCTGGCGGGACCCGTGGATGGTGGTCGGACCGCGCACGTACACCGGCGACCTGTTGCAGCGCCTCGGCTGGACCCATGTGTACGACGACGGCGAGGACCGCTACCCGGCCGTGGACCTGGCCGCGATCGACCGTGCCGACCTCGACCTGGTCCTGCTGCCCGACGAGCCCTACGTCTTCACCGAGTCGGACGGGCCCGACGCGTTCACGCAGGTGCCGACGCGACTGGTGTCCGGGCGCCTGCTGACCTGGTACGGCCCGGCGATGGTCGAGGCGTACGACGTGCTGTCATCCTGA
- a CDS encoding nuclear transport factor 2 family protein, with translation MAAPDSTVDLADIAAITRLKYRYLRCLDTKQWDDFASCFAADATADYNGLVFEDPVQLVDYMRANMGEGVLTMHQAHHPEIDIDPEDPDAASGRWYLHDKVIVDKFRFALEGGAFYTDRYVRTADGWRIQHTGYRRTFEMSWNLDDPAGMKVHGPGEHVHA, from the coding sequence ATGGCCGCCCCCGACAGCACTGTCGACCTCGCCGACATCGCCGCGATCACTCGCCTCAAGTACCGCTACCTGCGGTGCCTGGACACCAAGCAGTGGGACGACTTCGCCTCCTGCTTCGCGGCCGACGCGACGGCGGACTACAACGGCCTCGTCTTCGAGGACCCGGTCCAACTCGTCGACTACATGCGCGCCAACATGGGCGAGGGCGTGCTGACCATGCACCAGGCGCACCACCCCGAGATCGACATCGACCCCGAGGACCCCGACGCCGCCTCGGGGCGCTGGTACCTCCACGACAAGGTGATCGTCGACAAGTTCCGGTTCGCGCTCGAGGGCGGCGCGTTCTACACCGACCGCTACGTGCGCACCGCGGACGGCTGGCGCATCCAGCACACCGGCTACCGGCGCACGTTCGAGATGTCGTGGAACCTCGACGACCCGGCCGGGATGAAGGTGCACGGCCCGGGTGAGCACGTCCACGCCTGA
- a CDS encoding helicase HerA-like domain-containing protein, giving the protein MTQEPTPAVETPAPAAPEAPPAATSALEAAIAPGYAFEGAALELGGLMTGPDGLTGSTIRIPLSMLNRHGLVAGATGTGKTKTLQLMAEQLSAAGVPVFAADIKGDLSGLATPGVSNEKLIARTTSVGQAWTATGFPVEYYALGGQGIGIPIRVTISSFGPILLSRILGLNDTQESSLGLVFHYADKAGLPLLDLADLRAVVQHLTSDEGKPELKELGGLSAATAGVILRELITFADQGAEAFFGEPEFNSADLLQMAGDERGLISLVELPNLQERPAIFSTFLMWLLADLFHDLPEVGDVDKPKLVFFFDEAHLLFRDASRPFLDQIAQTVRLIRSKGVGVFFVTQSPTDVPDEVLAQLGSRIQHALRAHTPNDAKALKATVNTYPNSEYDDLGEVLTTLGTGEAIVTVMGERGAPTPVAWTRLRAPESLMAPSATESMEATVKASPRFATYATVVDRESAREILAKKLEEGAQAEAEAQEKAAAAKEKSGPKSSGSGVRKKDDGGVVSDVVKSSAFKQFMRTAAAEIARGMFGTARRRR; this is encoded by the coding sequence ATGACTCAGGAGCCGACGCCCGCTGTCGAGACGCCCGCCCCCGCCGCCCCCGAGGCACCGCCGGCAGCGACCAGCGCCCTCGAGGCGGCCATCGCCCCGGGATACGCCTTCGAGGGTGCGGCGCTGGAGCTGGGTGGTCTGATGACCGGCCCCGACGGGCTGACGGGCAGCACCATCCGGATCCCGCTCTCCATGCTCAACCGGCACGGCCTGGTGGCCGGCGCGACCGGTACGGGCAAGACGAAGACCCTCCAGTTGATGGCCGAGCAGCTCAGCGCGGCCGGCGTCCCGGTCTTCGCCGCCGACATCAAGGGCGACCTCTCCGGCCTGGCCACCCCGGGTGTGTCGAACGAGAAGCTGATCGCCCGCACCACCTCGGTCGGCCAGGCGTGGACCGCGACCGGGTTCCCGGTGGAGTACTACGCGCTCGGCGGCCAGGGCATCGGCATCCCGATCCGGGTCACCATCTCGTCGTTCGGCCCGATCCTGCTCAGCCGGATCCTCGGCCTCAACGACACCCAGGAGTCCAGCCTCGGGCTGGTCTTCCACTACGCCGACAAGGCCGGCCTGCCGCTGCTCGACCTCGCCGACCTGCGCGCCGTCGTCCAGCACCTGACCAGCGACGAGGGCAAGCCGGAGCTCAAGGAGCTCGGCGGTCTGTCCGCTGCCACGGCCGGTGTCATCCTGCGCGAGCTGATCACGTTCGCCGACCAGGGTGCCGAGGCGTTCTTCGGGGAGCCCGAGTTCAACTCCGCAGACCTGCTGCAGATGGCGGGCGACGAGCGCGGCCTGATCAGCCTGGTCGAGCTGCCGAACCTCCAGGAGCGGCCGGCGATCTTCTCGACCTTCCTGATGTGGCTGCTCGCGGACCTGTTCCACGACCTGCCCGAGGTCGGCGACGTCGACAAGCCGAAGCTGGTGTTCTTCTTCGACGAGGCGCACCTGTTGTTCCGCGACGCGTCCAGGCCCTTCCTGGACCAGATCGCCCAGACGGTGCGCCTGATCCGTTCCAAGGGCGTGGGTGTCTTCTTCGTGACGCAGAGCCCCACCGACGTACCCGACGAAGTGCTCGCCCAGCTCGGTTCGCGGATCCAGCACGCGCTGCGTGCCCACACCCCGAACGACGCCAAGGCGCTCAAGGCGACCGTCAACACCTACCCCAACAGCGAGTACGACGACCTCGGCGAGGTGCTGACGACACTCGGCACCGGCGAGGCGATCGTGACCGTGATGGGCGAGCGCGGTGCACCGACGCCCGTGGCCTGGACCCGGCTGCGCGCGCCCGAGTCGCTGATGGCGCCCAGCGCCACCGAGTCGATGGAAGCGACCGTCAAGGCCAGCCCGCGCTTTGCGACGTACGCGACGGTCGTCGACCGCGAGTCGGCCCGCGAGATCCTTGCGAAGAAGCTCGAGGAGGGCGCCCAGGCCGAGGCCGAGGCGCAGGAGAAGGCCGCAGCGGCCAAGGAGAAGTCGGGCCCGAAGTCGAGCGGATCCGGCGTCCGCAAGAAGGACGACGGTGGCGTGGTCAGCGACGTCGTGAAGTCGTCGGCGTTCAAGCAGTTCATGCGAACCGCTGCCGCCGAGATCGCGCGGGGCATGTTCGGCACCGCGCGCCGACGCCGCTGA
- a CDS encoding type II toxin-antitoxin system VapB family antitoxin — translation MIFKRVGVGRPYPDHGLTSRGWAAVPPRQVRLDELVTTKETLQLSSLLDDDSTFYGDLFAHVVLWRDEFYLEDGLHRALRAALQQRNVLHARVVRMEG, via the coding sequence GTGATCTTCAAGCGCGTGGGCGTCGGGCGTCCCTATCCCGACCATGGGCTCACCTCCCGGGGATGGGCTGCTGTGCCCCCACGCCAGGTCCGCCTCGACGAGCTCGTCACCACCAAGGAGACGCTGCAACTCTCCTCGTTGCTCGACGACGACTCGACTTTCTACGGTGACTTGTTCGCCCACGTGGTGTTGTGGAGGGATGAGTTCTATCTGGAAGACGGGTTGCACCGTGCCCTGCGCGCCGCCCTACAACAGCGCAACGTGCTGCACGCCCGCGTCGTCCGGATGGAGGGCTGA
- a CDS encoding LytR C-terminal domain-containing protein: protein MLDARASSRSAITLVVLGVIFLAGLTWAWSRVTEPFPERAEAAPCTSTLIREGEDLAPPQVLVTVLNAGGSNGLASSTMAKLAGFGFVAGKTGNAPNGTAPLAAQVWASDPNDPAAMLLASYLGKNVEIVDQPSGYPGVTIVVGKKFKGVRKGHPTITAQSDSYVCTPPLSTEPEPVV, encoded by the coding sequence ATGCTCGACGCGCGCGCGAGCAGCCGCTCCGCCATCACCCTGGTCGTCCTGGGCGTGATCTTCCTGGCCGGCCTGACCTGGGCGTGGTCCCGCGTCACCGAACCGTTCCCTGAACGCGCCGAGGCGGCTCCCTGCACCAGCACGCTGATCCGGGAGGGCGAGGACCTCGCGCCGCCGCAGGTCCTCGTGACCGTCCTGAACGCCGGCGGCAGCAACGGGCTCGCGAGCAGCACCATGGCCAAGCTCGCCGGATTCGGCTTCGTCGCCGGCAAGACCGGCAACGCCCCGAACGGCACCGCCCCGCTGGCCGCCCAGGTGTGGGCGAGCGACCCCAACGACCCGGCGGCGATGCTGCTGGCGTCGTACCTCGGCAAGAACGTGGAGATCGTCGACCAGCCGTCGGGCTACCCCGGGGTCACCATCGTGGTCGGCAAGAAGTTCAAGGGGGTCCGCAAGGGACACCCGACGATCACCGCGCAGAGCGACAGCTACGTCTGTACGCCGCCGCTGAGCACCGAGCCCGAACCAGTCGTCTGA
- a CDS encoding potassium/proton antiporter produces MTFDVHQLDTFVLVGAGVTLLAVLAVRLSSGVGLPSLLVYLLMGVALGEGGAGIGFEDAQLAHALGFAALAIILAEGGLTTNWRDARPAMRMGLSLATLGVVVSIGIVAAGGHYLLGLPWELAVLLGAVCSPTDAAAVFSVLRVVPLPKRITGTLEAESGLNDAPTVVIVTLVSSGAFAEHGLLGSTGIVIYELIAGVAFGLAAGFGGAWIMRRAALPSSGLYPIAILCLTLVAYGAAAAVHASGFAAVYVAALALGNADLPHRVTTRSFVEGLAWIAQIGLFVMLGLLLSPDRLTWNVVGLAIVAGLILTFVARPVSVAVSAAVLRPFGERTPVNELGFMSWAGLRGAVPIVLTTIPLAEGVDGATRLFDIVFVMVIVYTLLTGPTLPLAARVLKVARRSEPRGIEVEAAPLDRVAADLLQVTISPKSQLHGVEVGELRLPTGASVSMIVRDGEAKVPERRTVLRHGDDMIVVTPRKLREATEQRLRQVSSGGRLAQWLGEDNPPTRR; encoded by the coding sequence TTGACGTTCGATGTCCATCAGCTCGACACGTTCGTCCTGGTGGGTGCCGGGGTGACGCTGCTGGCCGTCCTCGCCGTCCGATTGTCATCGGGCGTGGGCCTGCCGAGCCTCCTGGTCTACCTGCTGATGGGTGTCGCCCTCGGCGAGGGCGGAGCGGGCATCGGGTTCGAAGACGCCCAGCTCGCCCACGCACTCGGCTTCGCCGCGCTGGCGATCATCCTCGCCGAGGGTGGCCTCACGACGAACTGGCGTGACGCTCGACCAGCGATGCGGATGGGGCTGTCCCTCGCAACGCTCGGCGTCGTCGTCTCGATCGGGATCGTGGCGGCCGGTGGGCACTACCTGCTCGGCCTGCCGTGGGAGCTGGCGGTCCTGCTCGGCGCGGTCTGCTCGCCCACCGATGCTGCGGCCGTGTTCTCGGTGCTGCGCGTGGTGCCGTTGCCGAAGCGGATCACCGGCACGCTCGAGGCGGAGTCCGGTCTCAACGACGCGCCGACGGTCGTGATCGTCACCCTCGTCTCGTCGGGCGCCTTCGCCGAGCACGGCCTCCTCGGCAGCACCGGCATCGTGATCTACGAGCTGATCGCCGGCGTGGCCTTCGGCCTGGCCGCCGGTTTCGGCGGTGCCTGGATCATGCGCCGCGCAGCGCTTCCGTCGTCCGGTCTCTATCCGATCGCGATCCTCTGCCTCACCCTCGTCGCGTACGGCGCCGCTGCGGCCGTGCATGCCAGCGGCTTCGCTGCCGTGTACGTCGCCGCGCTGGCCCTCGGCAACGCCGACCTGCCCCACCGGGTCACCACGCGATCCTTCGTCGAAGGACTGGCCTGGATCGCCCAGATCGGGCTGTTCGTGATGCTCGGGCTGCTGCTGTCGCCGGACCGGTTGACGTGGAATGTCGTCGGCCTCGCCATCGTGGCCGGCCTGATCCTGACCTTCGTGGCGCGCCCGGTGTCGGTGGCAGTGAGCGCCGCCGTCCTCCGACCGTTCGGCGAACGCACGCCTGTGAACGAGCTCGGCTTCATGTCGTGGGCCGGGCTGCGGGGCGCGGTCCCGATCGTGCTCACGACCATCCCGCTCGCCGAAGGCGTCGACGGAGCGACCCGTCTGTTCGACATCGTCTTCGTGATGGTCATCGTCTACACGTTGCTCACGGGCCCGACCCTGCCGCTCGCGGCGCGGGTGCTGAAGGTGGCGCGACGTTCGGAGCCGCGGGGGATCGAAGTGGAGGCGGCCCCGCTCGACCGGGTCGCGGCCGACCTGCTGCAGGTCACCATCAGTCCCAAGTCGCAGCTCCACGGGGTGGAGGTCGGCGAACTGCGCCTGCCCACGGGGGCGAGCGTGTCGATGATCGTCCGTGACGGCGAGGCCAAGGTGCCGGAGCGTCGTACCGTCCTGCGCCATGGCGACGACATGATCGTCGTGACGCCGCGCAAGCTGCGCGAAGCCACCGAGCAGCGGCTCCGCCAAGTCAGCTCCGGAGGGCGGCTCGCGCAGTGGCTGGGCGAGGACAACCCGCCGACCCGGCGCTAG